The Chitinophaga niabensis genomic interval GCAGGGTGAGGTAAACCGTGTCTGTCATCAACGTTGCAGGTTTAACCCCGAAGGAATAATCCGTACTGTCAGGATTGGTGGCAAACTTGGAAAAGTAGATCCGGGGATCTTCCTTGTACATCAGCCTGTCGTCTTTACCGCAGGCGGCCAGTATTACTGTGAGCAGCAGGAAATAATATATATATGATCTCATCTTCTTTCCGTTTTTTATTTACCAAATTCAATTTCAGCCAGTGGCCGTGGGAAGATGTATTTCGCTTCCGTCATCGGGTTGCCTACACCATCTGGAATAGTTACCGTGTTCTTACGTTTGAAGTAGTACCATAACTGCCCTTCTCCGTAGAACTCTTTCCGGTATTCTTTCAGGATCTCTGCTTCCAGCGTAGCCGATGTTGCCAGGGCGGGTAAACCACGGGCTACCCTTACTGTGTTGAGGTAGGGTAATCCCTCATCCGGTGTGGCAGCAGCTTCTGCGGCGATGTAGTACATTTCGGACAAACGTATTACAGGGATCAGCCTCTGTTTTACATTATCCTGGTTATCCGTATGGTATTTCCTCGTGTACACATAAAGGATGTTCACGATGGTAGCATTCGTCCACAAAGGTTTTGAAGCACCCGGGATACGAAGATCTGTACCATAACCAGGCTGGGTCACCTCATACATCGCCTCCACTTTTGAGAGGGTGCTGTACAGGTCACGGAGATCGTTGTTATTGTTGGGAGATTGTTTGAAGATATCTTCCACTACTCTTCTCAGATCAGAAACATAAATGGAGAAGATGTGTTCTGATGAAAAGGTCATGTCGGAAGCGAGGCTGCCGGCATCGTTATTGATCTCTGCGGCAGTGATGAAACGGAACTTCTTACCATCTATCACTTCTTTGGCATACTTCAGGGCATTCACCTTATCGCCTTTGTAGAGATAGAGCCTTGCCAGCGTAGCTTTCACTGCCCAGTAGTTCAGGTGGTTCTGGCGGTACATCAGGAAGAGGTCTACAGAAGTTGAACCCTGGTTGCCGGCTATCTGATCGATATCTTTATTCACGGCCAGCAATGTTTCCGCTTCCAGTAATTCCTTTTCGCATTTGTTCATCACGGCGGCTACTGTCAGCCTGTCCTGCGGCATGATGGTGAATTGCTCCATGTAAGGGATAGCAGGTTTTTCTGCATTGGCTGTATTATAGGCCGGAGCATAGAGGCGCAGCAGATCAAAATGCAGAAAGGCGCGCATGCCGATGGTTTCTCCTTTGATGATGTTATAGGTGTTATCATCCAGGATATCCCTGCGGTTATCTATATTCTTGAGGATGTAATTCGCCTGTGCAATGGCAGAGTAGGCGGCGCCCCAGATCTCACTGATCTTACGTTCCACGTTTAATGCGCCGGGAGTAGTGGCGGTATAATTATACCTGGCCAGGTTACCATACCAGTTACCGGTACTTGTTTTATTCTCATACCGGCCGGCCAGTACATCCAGCACACCAAAGCTCAGGCTTTGGCCATAGAGGGAGTCTGTAGCTGTACGCTGATAGAGGCCGAAGAGGGCATCAATGAAACCCTGGCGGGTGGAAAATTGTTCTGATTCCTTGATCTGTGTTCTGGGCTTTACGTCCAGCCATTTTTTACAGGAGGCCAATGAAATGGCAACTCCCAGAAGACAGATCAGGCTATATTTTCGACTAAATTGCATGTTCGTATTTTTAAGCACTAGAAACTGGTTTGTAATTGCAGGCTGAAAGTACGGCTGAACGGATAGAACAGGCCGCGTTCTCTTTTAATACTGGTAAAACGGAACAGATCGCTGGTAAAGAAAGTGATGCGGGTATTCTGCAAACGCAGTCTTTTATTCAGTTGCTCCGGGAACCGGTAATAAGCAGATAAGCTTTCGCAGATCAATTCATTATTATCCTGTACAAACCGGGAAGAGGCCTTGGTTTCATCCATCGAAGCACCACCGGCATTGGTGAAGCCTTTAAAGAAAGTGTGGTCGCCCGGTTTCATCCAGCGCTCTTCATACACTCTTCTGTCAACATTATAATAAGTATAAGCTACATTCTCCACGCGGTCTATCAGCGTTTGATTATAAGCCTGCCCGCCATATCGGAAACGGAAGAATACATTCATTCCAATACCATTGATCTCTGCATTGGTACCAAAAGTTCCTTCCACGCTAGCCCTTGTGTCTCCCATGATCACCTGGTCCAACGGATCGTAAGTGTTGGTAAGGGTGCCGTCTCTTTTTCTATAGATCTCCAGGCCAGTAGACGGATCAATACCCAGCGATTCCACTACCCAGATGGAGGAAATAGAACGCCCTGCTGCAAAGCGGGGAAGCGGCAATGTCGATTTTGAAGTGTCTGCCTTTTTGTTCATCTGGGCAATCGTATTCGAGATCCTTTCAATGGTGTTCTTCACAGAGAAAGCATTCACGAATATGGACCAGTTGTTCCTGTTCCTTGGATTGTTGATGATATTGTAACGGGCGTTCACTTCCCAGCCTTTGCTCAGTACATCCCCCATGTTATCGGAATAGGAACTGAACCCGGAAGAAGGAGCGGTGGAAATGCTTACCACACTGCCTTTTGTTCTTTCAACAAAATAGTTGGCGGTGATATCCAGCTTATTGAACAGCGTGATATCTGCGCCCAGGTTATTTTTGTAGGTTTGCTGCCATGCGAGTGCAGGGTTACCATATCCCATTAAGCGGGAGCCCAATACACCGCGGTAATCAACCTCTGCATAATAAGCACTGGTGGTGATGCCCAGGAAGCTGGGGAAGTTCTGAGACCCTGTGTAACCTACTGAATAACGGAGTTTAAGACGATTGATGAAGCGCAGGGGGCTTAAGAATTTTTCATGATGGAGGTTCCATCCGAGACCGGTAGACCAGAAAGGTGCAAAACGTTTTTCTGATCCGAATTGGGATGATCCATCGAGGCGGTAGGAGAGGTCTAAGAGATAACGGCTGTCATAAGAGTAACTCACGTTAGCGAGGTAGCCTGCGAGCCTTGATATGCTTTCGGATCCGAAAGGTTTGCCACCTGTAGGGTAACGGCTGCCCAGGATGATCTGGTCCAATCTTGGATTGGGGAAACCCTGTGCTTCATAAAATTCAATGCCATTGCCCGTTTCCTGTACATTCAGGCCCAGTGTGGCAAATATCAGATGCCGGTCTATCTTCTTATTGAAATCTGCCATCAGCATTCCTTCCAGCATGTTCTGTTTGCCATAGTTCTTTACGTAAGAACCTTTTTCATAAGTAGGTTTATTAACGAAGGAAGTGTGTTGCGCAGGTTTGAAGTTATTCGATTCATCCACCTGCTTTGTAATGGCAAGGCGGCCGGAAAAACGTAACCAGGGGAAGGCCTGCCATTGTGTTGAGAAGTTATTGGTGATCGTCTGGTTCTTCGAAAAGCTGGCAATGTTCAGGCTGGCATTATACAGAGGATTTACCGGTCTGCCCACGCCGCCACCTTCAAGATTGTCGTACCTGTCAAAGTTGGTTAACCTGGTACCGTCTACTGTGCGTACATCTTCCAGGTAGATCAACGGATTGCCTTTTTCGTCATAAGGTGTCCAATAAGGATTTAAGCGGGAATACTGGGTATAGGAACCATATGGAGAGTTGTCTCCATTCCAGAAACTCAGGGTCAGGTCATTCCTGAACTGGAAGTTCTTGTACCGGTAACTGAGGTAAGAATTACCTGTGATAATTGTG includes:
- a CDS encoding RagB/SusD family nutrient uptake outer membrane protein, coding for MQFSRKYSLICLLGVAISLASCKKWLDVKPRTQIKESEQFSTRQGFIDALFGLYQRTATDSLYGQSLSFGVLDVLAGRYENKTSTGNWYGNLARYNYTATTPGALNVERKISEIWGAAYSAIAQANYILKNIDNRRDILDDNTYNIIKGETIGMRAFLHFDLLRLYAPAYNTANAEKPAIPYMEQFTIMPQDRLTVAAVMNKCEKELLEAETLLAVNKDIDQIAGNQGSTSVDLFLMYRQNHLNYWAVKATLARLYLYKGDKVNALKYAKEVIDGKKFRFITAAEINNDAGSLASDMTFSSEHIFSIYVSDLRRVVEDIFKQSPNNNNDLRDLYSTLSKVEAMYEVTQPGYGTDLRIPGASKPLWTNATIVNILYVYTRKYHTDNQDNVKQRLIPVIRLSEMYYIAAEAAATPDEGLPYLNTVRVARGLPALATSATLEAEILKEYRKEFYGEGQLWYYFKRKNTVTIPDGVGNPMTEAKYIFPRPLAEIEFGK
- a CDS encoding SusC/RagA family TonB-linked outer membrane protein, translated to MKLTDYLKSPPGVTGLRIARLRPGKRTHLLALCLLLVFMQAAANVYAQKVTLSVKDMPLTRLFREVRKQTGFAFLYNNASLQATKPVTIQVSGASLEEVMTLALKGQPLSYTISNNTIILKSAPVPKEEKLVQVLPIEIKGRVLDAKTKEPVVGATVAVKGTSTGAITDLNGDFVLKINKGDQLQISFMGYETQLQKPDKDGRFVYSLQTSQQSIKDVVITGIFSRPKQNFTGAASSFTNEDLNKVTNSNVLTALKSLDPSFQMPENISFGSDPNKLPEVVLRGGNSLVDPSQSSTSNVFNYSNAPNVPLFILDGFETTLSRINNLDINRIAKVDILKDAAATAIYGSRAANGVIVIETIRPASGQLRVTYNATLRTDVPDLTGYDLLNAREKLDLEVQTGVFNNTFNFVDEQLKYYYNQRKANVERGVNTDWLSKPLRTGVSHKHNLYVEGGANDALYGVGLTYDNVQGTMKGSGRTIITGNSYLSYRYKNFQFRNDLTLSFWNGDNSPYGSYTQYSRLNPYWTPYDEKGNPLIYLEDVRTVDGTRLTNFDRYDNLEGGGVGRPVNPLYNASLNIASFSKNQTITNNFSTQWQAFPWLRFSGRLAITKQVDESNNFKPAQHTSFVNKPTYEKGSYVKNYGKQNMLEGMLMADFNKKIDRHLIFATLGLNVQETGNGIEFYEAQGFPNPRLDQIILGSRYPTGGKPFGSESISRLAGYLANVSYSYDSRYLLDLSYRLDGSSQFGSEKRFAPFWSTGLGWNLHHEKFLSPLRFINRLKLRYSVGYTGSQNFPSFLGITTSAYYAEVDYRGVLGSRLMGYGNPALAWQQTYKNNLGADITLFNKLDITANYFVERTKGSVVSISTAPSSGFSSYSDNMGDVLSKGWEVNARYNIINNPRNRNNWSIFVNAFSVKNTIERISNTIAQMNKKADTSKSTLPLPRFAAGRSISSIWVVESLGIDPSTGLEIYRKRDGTLTNTYDPLDQVIMGDTRASVEGTFGTNAEINGIGMNVFFRFRYGGQAYNQTLIDRVENVAYTYYNVDRRVYEERWMKPGDHTFFKGFTNAGGASMDETKASSRFVQDNNELICESLSAYYRFPEQLNKRLRLQNTRITFFTSDLFRFTSIKRERGLFYPFSRTFSLQLQTSF